A part of Candidatus Electrothrix aestuarii genomic DNA contains:
- the yhbY gene encoding ribosome assembly RNA-binding protein YhbY produces MTTEKESKKNKKPQVNLNGRQNKYLRGLGHHVDPIVYVGKEGISENVVQSVLDALRTRELIKVKLGQNCEVPKKEAAEHLAKDSGAALVQLIGKMVLLYMPNKKLDREQRIVLPK; encoded by the coding sequence ATGACAACTGAGAAGGAAAGTAAAAAGAACAAGAAGCCGCAGGTCAATCTTAATGGCAGACAGAATAAATACCTGCGTGGCTTAGGTCACCATGTTGATCCCATCGTGTATGTGGGCAAGGAAGGGATCTCCGAGAATGTGGTGCAGTCAGTGCTTGATGCCCTACGGACCCGAGAGTTGATCAAGGTCAAGCTGGGCCAGAACTGTGAAGTGCCCAAGAAAGAGGCAGCAGAGCACTTAGCGAAAGATAGCGGTGCTGCCCTGGTCCAGCTCATCGGCAAAATGGTCCTGCTCTATATGCCGAATAAGAAGCTGGATAGAGAACAGCGGATTGTTCTGCCAAAATAA
- a CDS encoding DUF4911 domain-containing protein — protein MLHSKSEKESEKMNRGTTGRAPEPMYTFYLRIRPERISLFRFLLEGYDGLAVLSTMDAKDGLVRLIVPASRYTELWDLLFAICEDLCQVDNC, from the coding sequence ATGCTTCACTCAAAGTCTGAAAAAGAATCTGAAAAGATGAATAGGGGTACGACAGGCCGTGCCCCTGAGCCCATGTATACCTTTTATCTCAGGATACGACCTGAGCGGATCAGCCTGTTTCGTTTCCTGCTGGAGGGCTACGATGGGCTGGCTGTGCTTTCCACGATGGATGCCAAGGATGGGCTGGTCAGATTGATCGTACCTGCATCCAGATATACAGAACTCTGGGATTTGCTGTTTGCTATTTGCGAGGACCTGTGTCAGGTGGATAATTGCTGA
- a CDS encoding PhoH family protein: MTKQKARKTFILDTNVILHDSACIRHFDEHDIIVPITVLEELDHFKKGNQSVNFHAREFVRSLDDLSAKKLFNGGVPLGEDKGNLSIKLEQEPHPELQRHFPAFSKPDHRILNICYHLYKGDKSRSFILVTKDVNLRMKARAVGLMAENYISDHVKDLGALYTGTRIIDDSPFGLIDELHTSGEIPANDLDVPQDHPLTSNEFIILREANKSALATYHSGENKVQLVRKEKACGITPRNAEQTFAIHALCNTGAPLVTISGKAGTGKTLLALASALEQRRNYRQIMLARPVVPLSNKDLGFLPGDIQSKIGPYMQPLYDNLAVIRSQFDEKSKMHQKINDLLEEKKLIIEPLAYIRGRSLVKMYIIIDEAQNLTPHEVKTIITRAGEDTKIVFTGDVHQIDHPYLDSQSNGLSYLIEKMRGQHLYSHITLQKGERSTLSMLASELL; encoded by the coding sequence ATGACAAAACAAAAAGCGCGAAAGACATTCATCCTGGACACCAACGTGATCCTGCATGACTCAGCCTGCATCAGACATTTTGATGAACATGATATTATCGTGCCCATCACCGTGCTGGAAGAGCTGGACCATTTCAAGAAAGGGAACCAGAGTGTCAACTTCCATGCCCGTGAATTTGTTCGCTCTCTGGATGATCTGAGCGCCAAAAAGCTGTTCAATGGCGGTGTCCCTTTAGGAGAAGATAAAGGGAATCTCTCCATCAAGCTGGAACAGGAACCCCACCCCGAGCTTCAGCGCCATTTCCCGGCCTTTTCAAAGCCGGATCATCGGATCCTGAATATCTGCTATCATCTGTATAAGGGAGATAAGTCCCGGTCCTTTATCCTGGTCACCAAGGATGTGAATCTGCGGATGAAGGCCAGAGCTGTGGGCTTGATGGCAGAGAACTATATCTCAGATCATGTCAAGGACTTGGGCGCTCTGTACACCGGGACCCGCATTATTGACGACAGTCCTTTCGGCCTGATTGATGAGTTGCATACTAGCGGAGAGATCCCGGCAAATGACCTGGATGTGCCTCAGGATCATCCGTTAACCTCCAACGAATTTATCATCCTGCGGGAGGCCAATAAATCCGCCCTGGCAACCTATCATTCCGGGGAAAACAAAGTCCAGCTCGTCCGTAAGGAAAAGGCCTGCGGTATTACGCCGCGCAATGCGGAGCAAACCTTTGCCATCCATGCCCTGTGCAATACTGGGGCACCTCTGGTAACGATCAGTGGCAAGGCCGGAACCGGTAAAACCCTGCTGGCCCTGGCATCAGCCCTGGAGCAACGGAGGAATTACCGCCAGATCATGCTGGCCCGCCCTGTTGTTCCTCTCTCCAATAAGGACTTAGGCTTTCTCCCCGGAGATATCCAGTCTAAGATCGGCCCCTATATGCAGCCGCTCTATGATAATCTGGCCGTCATCCGTAGCCAGTTTGACGAGAAGAGCAAAATGCATCAGAAAATTAATGATCTGCTGGAGGAAAAGAAGCTGATCATTGAGCCCCTGGCCTATATCCGGGGTCGGAGCCTGGTCAAGATGTATATTATTATAGACGAGGCCCAGAACCTAACCCCTCATGAGGTAAAGACCATTATCACCCGTGCTGGTGAGGACACCAAGATTGTCTTTACCGGTGATGTGCATCAGATAGATCATCCCTACCTGGATTCTCAGTCCAACGGCCTGAGCTATCTGATCGAGAAAATGCGGGGCCAGCACCTCTACTCCCATATCACCCTGCAAAAGGGTGAGCGCTCCACCCTGTCCATGCTGGCCAGCGAGCTGCTGTAG
- a CDS encoding RNA-binding S4 domain-containing protein — translation MNEQSISVAIRDEYIELYKLLKLADLAASGGEAKYMISEGMVSVNGEPDTRKRRKTRVGEKVQCNGVEVEIIAG, via the coding sequence ATGAATGAACAGAGCATAAGCGTTGCTATTAGGGATGAATATATTGAGCTGTACAAATTGCTCAAGCTGGCTGATTTAGCTGCCAGCGGTGGAGAGGCAAAATATATGATCAGCGAGGGCATGGTTTCGGTGAATGGTGAACCTGATACCAGGAAGCGAAGAAAGACCCGAGTGGGAGAGAAGGTGCAGTGCAATGGGGTGGAGGTAGAGATCATCGCAGGCTGA
- a CDS encoding Uma2 family endonuclease, whose protein sequence is MDWAAVINNPFLKDLPFKIELNKWGQILMSPASNNHGRHQFNVGDRIKTGKKGQGQVIMECSIQTDQGVKVADVAWVSDAFIQEHGFTTPYATAPEICVEIISPSNSRGEIEEKIQLYLTQGAHEVWIVNDEGKIRFYTAQGEIAESSEVPAA, encoded by the coding sequence ATGGATTGGGCCGCAGTCATCAATAATCCCTTTCTGAAAGACTTGCCCTTCAAGATCGAACTCAATAAATGGGGCCAGATATTGATGAGCCCGGCAAGCAACAACCACGGGCGACACCAGTTCAATGTCGGAGACAGGATAAAGACCGGAAAAAAGGGACAAGGTCAGGTTATCATGGAATGCTCTATCCAAACGGATCAAGGGGTCAAAGTGGCGGATGTGGCCTGGGTCAGTGATGCCTTCATTCAAGAACACGGCTTTACCACCCCGTATGCAACTGCACCGGAAATCTGCGTTGAAATCATATCTCCCTCCAACTCAAGAGGTGAAATTGAAGAGAAAATTCAATTATACCTTACTCAGGGCGCGCATGAAGTCTGGATTGTCAACGATGAGGGGAAAATACGTTTTTACACCGCACAAGGTGAAATCGCCGAGTCCTCGGAAGTCCCGGCTGCTTAA
- a CDS encoding type III pantothenate kinase, producing the protein MTEEVFFANHFAIILPTGKESNTIHQHHIISNKTTAYPMLLTVDVGNSHTVSGVFDGKKLLHQWRLKSDRDKTADELAIRYHSLFQMEGIHKEDITAFILCSVVPTLETSWLAFAAKYLSGCITAPISVSHRTNTCITVRTDNPSEVGADRIVNAVAAWDHFKTALIAIDFGTAITFDCVSKKGEYLGGTIHPGIGISLDALAGRTAKLPRIDLNRRPGVVIGTNTVDAISSGMLHGFGGMIDRMTRLLRAEMLRKNNEKINIIATGGMAELIAPYCSSIASIDPLLTLTGLRLIYESNLGAE; encoded by the coding sequence TTGACAGAAGAAGTTTTTTTTGCTAATCACTTTGCAATAATCTTACCCACAGGTAAAGAGAGCAACACCATTCACCAACACCACATAATATCCAATAAGACCACAGCATACCCTATGCTCCTCACTGTTGATGTCGGAAATTCACACACTGTCAGTGGCGTATTTGATGGCAAAAAACTGCTCCATCAGTGGCGGTTAAAATCAGACCGGGACAAGACCGCTGATGAGCTGGCCATCCGCTACCACTCTCTCTTTCAGATGGAGGGCATCCATAAGGAAGACATCACAGCCTTTATCCTCTGCTCGGTTGTCCCCACCCTGGAAACCAGCTGGTTAGCCTTTGCGGCAAAATACCTGAGCGGTTGCATCACCGCGCCGATCTCTGTTTCCCACCGAACAAACACCTGCATTACTGTTCGTACTGACAATCCTTCTGAGGTCGGCGCAGACAGGATAGTCAATGCTGTGGCGGCCTGGGACCATTTCAAAACCGCCCTGATCGCCATCGACTTTGGCACCGCTATTACCTTTGACTGTGTCAGTAAAAAAGGCGAGTATCTCGGCGGCACCATTCATCCGGGCATCGGTATTTCACTGGATGCTTTAGCAGGCAGGACCGCAAAGCTCCCTCGCATAGACTTGAACCGCAGGCCCGGTGTGGTCATTGGCACCAATACGGTGGATGCCATCTCTTCCGGCATGCTGCATGGTTTTGGCGGCATGATTGACCGCATGACCCGCCTCCTGCGCGCTGAAATGCTGCGAAAAAATAACGAGAAGATCAATATTATTGCCACAGGCGGCATGGCAGAGCTCATCGCCCCCTACTGCTCATCTATTGCAAGCATTGATCCCCTCCTGACCCTGACCGGCCTTCGCCTTATCTACGAGTCGAATCTGGGCGCAGAGTAA
- the purB gene encoding adenylosuccinate lyase, with product MNRDIYQEPLVSRYTSPEMQELFSERFKFTTWRRCWIALAEAQHELGLELVTQEMIDELKSHATDIDFDVAAAKEKEIRHDVMAHVYAYGLQCPKAEGIIHLGATSQFVVCNTDLIIQKKALQLIKKTLVNTIANLSTFCRSYKDLATLGFTHYQPAQPTTVGKRNTLYIQDLLMDLEYVEALELQVKARGAKGTVGTQATFLELFQGDHAKVRELDTLVSQKLGFDTVFAVTGQTYPRKLDMKTAETLAGIGTSAHKFAVDLRLLSNLKVQEEPFAKKQVGSSAMAYKRNPMRSERMTGLARKLMGLPANFAATAGNQWFERTLDDSAIRRMDMAQAYLLTDAILKLYVNITSDMVVYPKQIERYLRAELPFMSTEKILMECVEKGESRQEMHEVIREHSVAAGLAVKEQGLENDLLNRLADDERVPFGLDELEGMISNYQEFTGRAAEQTVEFLDEVVAPVLETYQDQLGGVDASLKV from the coding sequence ATGAACAGAGATATTTATCAGGAACCCCTGGTCAGCCGCTATACTTCCCCGGAAATGCAGGAGCTCTTTTCCGAGCGCTTTAAATTCACCACCTGGCGTCGTTGTTGGATTGCTTTGGCCGAGGCACAGCATGAGCTGGGCCTGGAGCTGGTGACCCAGGAAATGATCGACGAGCTCAAATCCCATGCTACTGATATAGACTTTGATGTTGCCGCAGCCAAGGAAAAGGAGATCCGCCATGATGTTATGGCCCATGTTTATGCTTATGGTCTGCAATGCCCCAAGGCTGAGGGCATTATTCACCTGGGAGCTACCTCCCAATTCGTGGTCTGCAATACCGACCTGATTATCCAGAAGAAGGCCCTCCAGCTAATCAAAAAGACTTTGGTCAATACCATTGCCAATCTCTCTACCTTCTGTCGCAGTTATAAAGATTTGGCTACCTTGGGCTTCACTCATTACCAGCCTGCTCAGCCCACCACAGTGGGGAAACGTAATACCCTGTATATTCAGGATCTGCTCATGGATCTGGAATATGTCGAGGCCTTAGAGCTGCAAGTGAAAGCTCGCGGAGCCAAGGGGACCGTAGGCACCCAGGCCACCTTCCTGGAATTGTTCCAAGGAGATCACGCCAAAGTGCGCGAGCTGGATACGCTGGTTTCACAAAAGCTTGGCTTTGATACGGTCTTTGCCGTTACCGGCCAGACCTATCCCCGTAAGCTGGATATGAAGACCGCAGAGACCTTGGCGGGTATCGGAACCTCTGCCCATAAATTCGCGGTTGATCTTCGTTTACTCTCCAATCTCAAGGTCCAGGAAGAGCCCTTTGCCAAGAAGCAGGTAGGGAGTTCGGCTATGGCCTATAAGCGTAATCCCATGCGCTCCGAGCGGATGACTGGTCTGGCCCGGAAACTCATGGGGCTGCCTGCTAACTTCGCTGCTACTGCTGGTAACCAGTGGTTTGAGCGTACTCTGGATGACTCTGCCATCCGTCGTATGGATATGGCCCAGGCCTATCTCCTCACCGATGCGATCCTGAAGCTATACGTCAACATCACCAGCGATATGGTAGTTTATCCAAAACAAATAGAGCGATACCTCCGAGCCGAGCTGCCCTTTATGTCCACCGAGAAAATTCTCATGGAATGCGTGGAGAAAGGAGAGAGCCGTCAGGAGATGCATGAGGTCATTCGTGAGCATTCCGTGGCAGCTGGTTTGGCCGTCAAAGAGCAGGGGCTGGAGAATGATCTCCTTAATCGTTTGGCCGATGATGAGCGGGTGCCTTTCGGATTGGATGAGCTGGAAGGGATGATCAGCAATTATCAGGAATTTACCGGCAGGGCTGCTGAGCAGACCGTTGAGTTCCTGGATGAGGTTGTTGCTCCTGTCCTGGAAACATATCAGGATCAGCTTGGTGGGGTTGATGCTTCACTCAAAGTCTGA
- a CDS encoding TIGR03960 family B12-binding radical SAM protein translates to MTTKVPLDSILPLVQKPGRYIGGELNSVHPDYNQVDLSFVLVFPDLYEIGMSHQGLQILYHIINRQPSLAAERCYAPDVDMEAQLRQQKLPLFSLETRRPLAEFDVIGFTLPYELCYTNILTVLDLAGIPFRSEDRGEEFPLIIGGGACAMNPEPVADFFDLIVLGDGEEALLELIWALRASREQGFSRAETLECCAEIEGVYVPSLFKPHYTDGQLTAIEPLKKDYPAVTRRIIAELPPVELLTRPLVPIVKPIHDRLGVEIARGCTRSCRFCQAGMIYRPVRERSKEQIMHLAEEGINNSGFDELALLSLSTGDYSSLPELLKGLMDHFSEEHVSVALPSMRVGTLTPEVIEQIRRVRKSGFTVAPEAGTDRLREVINKGITEEDLLTGCRDAFAAGWNVIKFYFMIGLPTETQEDLEAIIDLALRAKREAKGGRTQINVSVSTFVPKPHTPFQWHGQLSIAETKERIDFLKRKLPRKGFRLKWHEPYQSFLEGLFSRGDRRLAPLIEAAWQAGARLDGWSDHFLLERWQEAAEQLGLDLDTYLRPRNQDELLPWDHLHCGVSADFLRQEYQKALDQVYTPDCRVKGCQKCELCDFKTIKPLIQKKEESDQAAEPQADAQKASWERTEQGQQPVFRYRVHYSRLGDGRFLGHLEVLQLVFRGLHRTRLPILFSQGFNPSPKVSFSPALPVGVESYIEYFDVDLATPIKDLQETAEQLDNSLPAFLAVQEITTIKKKPPKDQIISYQCTLPESVDIDQLALSSQAFLAADEFIIERIRKQKRRELDLRSLVKRLEVDVEQSSMLLLDLLHPHGAAGTSPREILEKVLGLSEEQSQLVRIVKWRAEEVA, encoded by the coding sequence ATGACAACAAAAGTACCTCTTGATAGCATTCTGCCCCTGGTGCAAAAGCCGGGACGATATATAGGTGGCGAACTGAATTCCGTCCACCCGGATTACAACCAGGTTGACCTTTCCTTTGTCCTGGTCTTCCCGGATCTCTACGAGATCGGTATGTCCCACCAGGGCCTGCAAATCCTCTATCATATCATCAATCGCCAACCCAGCCTGGCCGCAGAGCGCTGTTATGCCCCGGATGTGGATATGGAGGCCCAGCTGCGCCAGCAGAAACTCCCCCTCTTTTCTCTGGAGACCCGGCGCCCTTTGGCCGAGTTTGATGTGATCGGTTTCACCCTGCCTTATGAGCTTTGTTATACCAATATCCTGACCGTGCTGGATCTGGCCGGGATACCCTTTCGTTCCGAGGATCGAGGGGAGGAGTTCCCGTTGATTATTGGCGGCGGGGCCTGCGCCATGAATCCGGAGCCGGTGGCGGATTTCTTTGATCTGATCGTGCTGGGAGACGGAGAGGAAGCCCTGCTGGAGCTCATCTGGGCCCTGCGGGCTTCCCGCGAACAAGGCTTTTCCCGGGCCGAGACCCTGGAATGCTGTGCTGAAATTGAAGGCGTCTATGTTCCCTCCCTGTTTAAGCCCCACTATACAGACGGTCAGTTGACCGCTATTGAGCCGCTCAAGAAGGATTACCCCGCTGTTACCCGCCGCATTATTGCTGAACTGCCCCCGGTGGAACTCCTGACCCGCCCCTTGGTGCCCATAGTTAAACCGATTCATGATCGCCTCGGGGTAGAGATCGCCCGTGGCTGCACTCGGAGCTGTCGCTTCTGTCAGGCCGGGATGATCTACCGTCCGGTGCGCGAGCGCAGCAAAGAACAGATCATGCATCTTGCTGAAGAGGGGATAAACAACTCCGGTTTTGATGAGCTGGCCCTTCTTTCTCTGTCCACCGGTGATTATTCCAGCCTTCCTGAGCTGCTCAAGGGCTTGATGGACCATTTTTCTGAAGAGCATGTCTCGGTGGCCCTGCCGTCCATGCGGGTTGGTACGCTGACCCCGGAGGTCATTGAGCAGATCCGGCGTGTGCGTAAGAGCGGCTTCACCGTTGCACCGGAAGCGGGCACAGATCGCCTGCGCGAGGTCATTAATAAGGGTATCACTGAAGAAGATTTGCTGACCGGTTGCCGGGATGCCTTTGCAGCGGGCTGGAACGTGATCAAGTTTTACTTTATGATCGGCCTGCCCACCGAGACCCAGGAGGATCTGGAGGCGATTATTGATCTGGCTCTGCGGGCAAAAAGAGAGGCCAAAGGCGGCAGGACCCAAATCAATGTGTCGGTGTCCACCTTTGTCCCTAAGCCCCATACTCCCTTTCAATGGCATGGTCAGCTTTCCATTGCCGAGACCAAGGAGCGGATTGATTTCCTGAAGCGGAAGCTACCCCGCAAGGGTTTTCGCCTGAAATGGCATGAGCCCTATCAATCCTTCCTGGAGGGACTTTTCTCCCGAGGCGACCGGAGGCTGGCTCCTTTGATTGAGGCGGCCTGGCAGGCCGGGGCCCGGTTGGATGGCTGGTCCGATCATTTCCTCCTGGAGCGCTGGCAGGAGGCTGCGGAGCAGCTGGGCTTGGATCTTGATACCTATCTGCGCCCAAGGAATCAGGACGAGCTGCTGCCCTGGGATCATCTCCATTGCGGGGTGAGTGCTGATTTCTTGCGCCAGGAGTACCAAAAGGCTTTGGATCAGGTTTATACCCCGGATTGCCGGGTCAAGGGCTGTCAGAAATGCGAGCTCTGTGATTTCAAGACCATTAAGCCACTTATCCAGAAAAAAGAAGAGTCTGATCAGGCTGCTGAGCCGCAGGCTGACGCACAAAAAGCTTCCTGGGAACGGACTGAGCAGGGGCAACAACCGGTGTTCCGTTATCGGGTTCATTATTCCCGTTTAGGCGATGGTCGTTTTCTGGGGCATTTAGAGGTCCTGCAATTGGTCTTCCGTGGTTTGCACCGGACACGCTTACCCATTCTCTTTTCCCAAGGCTTTAATCCATCACCCAAAGTTTCCTTCAGTCCGGCCCTACCGGTTGGTGTGGAAAGCTATATCGAGTATTTTGATGTCGATTTGGCTACGCCGATTAAGGATCTTCAGGAGACAGCTGAGCAACTGGATAACAGTCTGCCCGCATTTCTTGCAGTCCAGGAAATTACAACGATTAAGAAAAAGCCCCCGAAGGATCAGATTATCAGCTATCAATGCACCTTGCCGGAATCGGTTGATATAGATCAGCTTGCCCTCAGCAGCCAAGCTTTCCTGGCAGCAGATGAGTTCATTATTGAGCGGATACGTAAGCAGAAGCGACGCGAGCTTGATCTCCGGTCCCTAGTAAAACGCCTGGAGGTGGATGTAGAGCAGAGTAGTATGCTCCTGCTTGATTTGCTTCATCCCCACGGAGCTGCTGGCACCAGCCCACGCGAAATCCTGGAAAAGGTTCTGGGGTTGAGCGAGGAGCAGAGTCAGTTGGTGCGGATTGTGAAGTGGAGGGCGGAAGAGGTGGCGTAA
- the arfB gene encoding alternative ribosome rescue aminoacyl-tRNA hydrolase ArfB, translating into MDKQDQYRITTSCIIPAAELFFSYSRSSGKGGQHVNKVNTKVSLIFDLEASPSLTEEQKTLLKQRLGNRLNKQGILRLDGDRQRSQRGNQEEVIQRFISLLRDALYIQKSRKKTKPSRNAKQRRLQGKKKRGQLKQQRGKRNFEQE; encoded by the coding sequence ATGGATAAGCAAGATCAGTATCGGATAACCACATCCTGCATCATTCCTGCCGCAGAGCTGTTTTTTAGCTATTCGCGCAGTAGCGGCAAGGGCGGCCAGCATGTCAATAAGGTCAATACCAAGGTCTCGCTTATCTTTGATCTTGAGGCATCACCGAGTCTGACTGAGGAACAGAAAACCCTGCTCAAGCAGCGACTCGGTAATCGTCTCAATAAGCAGGGAATCTTACGCCTGGATGGGGACCGACAGCGCAGCCAGCGGGGTAATCAGGAAGAGGTGATCCAACGCTTTATAAGTTTATTACGCGATGCCTTGTACATCCAAAAGTCTCGAAAGAAGACTAAACCCTCGCGCAATGCCAAGCAGCGTCGCTTGCAGGGGAAAAAGAAGCGGGGCCAGCTCAAGCAGCAACGAGGAAAACGAAATTTTGAGCAGGAATAA
- a CDS encoding nucleoside phosphorylase — protein sequence MSKHECVINPERGKTEPTLPEIGILAVNPSEAPVLAAYAKAAQMQRAFLFNSNLYYSERLFLSGPAVGAPMAVMCLEKLIALGAKKIILYGWCGSLQEDLRALDVFLPIEALSEEGTSPHYGKESDLGEGEKKISASPELHRHLRDTLSATNIPYQTGKIWTTDAPYRETRTKIADYAGQGVYGVDMEFSALCSVAAFRDVELAAAMLVSDEVWRQPWQPQFARKDFKRKSRQLLKLFCDTLWDKKLT from the coding sequence ATGAGCAAGCATGAATGTGTTATAAATCCTGAACGGGGTAAAACGGAACCGACTCTCCCGGAAATAGGCATCCTGGCGGTCAACCCCTCTGAGGCTCCTGTCTTGGCTGCATATGCCAAGGCAGCGCAGATGCAACGTGCCTTTCTTTTTAACTCCAACCTTTATTACTCAGAGCGACTGTTTTTGTCCGGGCCTGCTGTAGGTGCGCCTATGGCAGTGATGTGTCTGGAAAAGCTGATCGCTCTGGGTGCCAAGAAGATCATCCTCTATGGCTGGTGCGGTTCTTTGCAGGAGGATCTGCGGGCACTGGATGTCTTCCTCCCTATCGAGGCGCTCTCAGAAGAGGGGACCAGTCCTCATTATGGGAAGGAAAGCGACCTGGGAGAAGGAGAAAAGAAAATCTCTGCCTCTCCAGAGCTGCACCGGCATCTTCGTGATACTCTCAGTGCGACAAATATTCCCTACCAAACCGGGAAAATATGGACAACAGACGCACCATACCGGGAGACCCGAACCAAGATTGCTGACTATGCAGGCCAGGGAGTTTACGGTGTGGATATGGAATTTTCCGCCCTGTGTTCAGTCGCCGCTTTCAGGGATGTTGAGCTGGCTGCTGCCATGTTGGTTTCCGACGAAGTTTGGCGTCAACCCTGGCAACCGCAGTTTGCTCGAAAAGACTTTAAAAGGAAGTCCCGCCAGCTCTTAAAGCTTTTTTGCGACACATTGTGGGATAAAAAGTTGACATAG